DNA from Brassica napus cultivar Da-Ae chromosome C4, Da-Ae, whole genome shotgun sequence:
ACTTATAATGACCTTTTGTCATATCTTTTGGCTTATGaacaaagaaagcagaaaatcaaagataccatcaacagatttgacaagcttcagaaaagatacattgagctaaagaataatgagatgaggcctcctatagctgatgaagctgaagttgagcgccatatggcaacacatgcattgtgaaggccatattatataattgtcttttgacattctcattttcatgtttcctgagtttatgtttcatgaattgctttgataTTTTGCTTTATACAcgatttcattaataaaatgaattgcTTTGAGGTCATGatcattatcttattcaaactgttgtttgataagaaactaTATTTATATGCCTTTATTGTgccaagataaatatgattgagGATTAATACCCCAACTTGCTTTTCCAAAGCGTTCAAAGAAGCCCTTGACAAATGGCACGACATGCTCTGCCATCCAGGCTCAGTTATAAAATACTATTGAACTCAACTGGAcattccttgaaagaaaggaaaagaaactCGACCAAGGCTTTGCCTAAATGGTGTTATATTCACCCTATAAGGTCCAttgaattaagaagaaaaatggTTTCTAACAATGGACAAAAGGGAATAAGAGTACCAAAATTAAAATCGCCTAAGTGGTCGAGATtacattctctattgatctagtGATCAATATGATATTAGGCAAATAGCCAGGGCAATCATGTTTGATTAACCCATGCAATTTATCACTTAGATGGCATTACCATACTTAGCCATTCGGATTATGatgcaaatatttaaaagggCACAAATGTTATCCCATAAGATCTCACGTGTGTGCAATATATCTATGCACAAGGGAATTTATTGTCCTAAGCACCACGAATtagagtatgttcatgaggggggagtgaggacaaatccCATGATACATGACCATACTAAAATCCGTGAAACATGGTCCACAACCATATTACATATTGGTTGAATTTGATATAAAGACCATTACCTATAAGGTTAAaattctaaaagtccatatgcttggggacaccatgagttataaaagaatgaacctgcatcaggccatagtaattatatcaggccatataagtgatcaTAGATATTTCCACCTCAGGCTGATACGGGTCATGAGTCCAGACATATATCATCTTAAGATATTATGAAAGaatccaccacaaatatatgtgccatctaagatcatgtgatcttagaatctcataaagaggattgaaaatatatgttggatatatattatgaatatactttctccgtaagtttaaaagaaacctTGAGCCAAAATGAGTGATCTAATTATAGGCCAAGGAACAAGGATTACATAAGGTTTATGAATCCGAATATCCAACAATGAAAGGAGAAAAGTAATAAGCTGGTataaagaatgataaagaaTGGTACCTACCATCTGGTATCAACCATaaatgtcttggcaaagatcatCGGACTAGAAAATTATAGACGTCCATATGCTACAATGATAGCAAAATAAAATGCTAGACACATTGACCCGAGAGAAAGAATGACTATGTCATCCCAGCTTAGCACCACACGGTTTTGATGTCTTAAAGACACAACCAAGTTGCTATAAAGTCTATATAAGATAGACCAAATAAATGTTCCAAATAAAGTTCCATAAATtctaaggaacctcggaaagaaagaaaggtgcatgagataaaatccgagttttattaaaggaaacCATTCCAGGCATTGAGATATAAGGCTGGCCAGCTGAACAACTAGGTACCATACCatatagcttgggacgccaagttataaggttattaaggtcctagataatgaaatctcaaattgatttataccaTGTCTGGaactaaaagtatatatatatatatatatataagtgtgtcGACACATACATTCATAGTAAATGTGCAAGTATGTAGCACATGAATACAAAGATATGTATCGAGGATCATAAACCCACACAACAGTACTCATAATGAATAATGAAAGaaacgtggggtttaaagtaatatataaaaggcGTATTGTATTGGCCATAAATATGTAAACGCCATATGATGTCCAGTGAATATATAAATCCTGAAAGAAGGATAAATCGTGAAACAGACCGAAAAAGGTCTATATAATCCAAGGTGGATATTACTACATATTTCACTACATATGATGTCTGGAAGAAATTCAAAAGATGTAGTATGCTATATATGACTcactggatgatgatgataatgttgTTGGTACCAAAAGGTTTACCAAACGGTATTGAGCTCAGAAtcaaaagatgagaaaagaagttCTCTTGAACAACATTTTCCTAAAGTTGTTCATGGACTGAATTAAATTACTACATGTAAGCAAGTAAAGAGTTCTATAagaacaattcaaatcagtccATAGAGGAATTTTAAATTCCTTGTGTTTTGTACTAACCAGCCTAAGATAGGTTAAATGGTTATTCATTAAACCTTAGAAAAGGTTATAGACCATCACCACAAATTAGCCAAATTTTGGTAATACTTATGGTTGGTCGAATTCTCAGCATGAACCAACCAAGCTGTGGTATGAATGAATAAGCTATCATAAAGATAAGCTATAAGATCGAAGTTCATCTTTGAACAAAAGGTATATGACCATATTATGCGTCCATATGCGACCCAGCGGGTCCGACCATCATTTATAAAGATAATGCAGCTTGTATTGCTTAACTCAAAGacgggtatatcaaaggtgaccgaaccaaacatattctacccaagttcttctttacccatgagttgcagaaagctggagaggtcaacgccttcagatccggtctagtgaaaactcagccgacctcttcaccaaatcattgccctcttgcacattcaggaagttcacgcaacaagattggcacgcgtagactcaaggaccttcagtgatgtccaaatcagggggagtaatgtgtgttgtactctttttcctttctctggtttccctttttacgacattgggttttgggttttccgggagaggttttaatgaggcaacattagcaTGTTACAAACCCTATATGATTATGGCATCTaaaggggagtgttatgaatcatgaagtggatggtccataacctagaccatacaagttcaagactagagtccattgggagtttacatccagccacatggaaAACCCATTCAACCTTAGTCTATATGaagtttgaccatgtcattatgtaAAGTATCATTGTAATCAATTCTTCTTTTGACTCCACCTTGTATGAACCcctatatatagtggtgtaaacaataagaaatatataacacattctcacaaatcttctctcaaatcttaacaTAAACAAAGTGAAatatatttttcgtaaaaactaataaaataacaGTAGCTCATGTTTACACACGTGTTTTACTGAATAAGGGCGCAAATGTTAGCAGAATACATATGGTAATGGTACATATCTCTTTCAAAGAAGGAAATGAATCTTAACTACTGAAATGCGTTTAATTGTTTGTGCGCGTGCATGCATATCAGTTAAATGCTTTTGATACTCCACATCTGCTCTATACTCATCGAGGTATTCATTCTCCTCGCAGTTATACAATATACACAAACACATGTAACACACACACACGTTACACATCTATACATATAGTCCATTTGTTTAGCAAAAGAACGTGGCGTTGAAAAAACGTAGCCACTTGTGAGATTCTGTGCCGATTACTTGCGAAATGAACTATGTCGCAGAAAAGGTTGACGAAGTTTTCAATTAGCCACTCATTTATTAACGGTCACAAAAGCATCACACATACAGTTTTTTTAGTGCTTTGAGCGAGCAACTtctttgttaattattattattattttttttttgtaaaagggcATAACTTCTctgttaaattttctaaaataaatactaaattaaACTCGAGAAATATATTACTACTAGCTTAAAGATCAATATTATTGTATttgtgtataaatatttaactactCTTACGGTTTCTagagttttatattttgtttcctcCCCGTGGGACATACAATAAACTTGGAGCATCCGCATTGAGGGTTTATGGGGGGAGTTCACAcagaaatcaagaaaaaataaaaataaaataactcaaTCACATGAACCTCTCTCTCCTAAAGCTCTCTCGGCTGAACCCCTCTCTCCTAAAGTTCAACACTGTAGCACGGGCCACACGTGTCGTGGCGAACCGCGAttggtctaattttttttttaaaaaaaaaaccaaaaaaaaaattttaataataaaaaattgaaaaaatgaacTCCAAAGGGGGTTCACTGATGCTCTTGCTCTTATGTGTGTATTTCGCGTCTCCAGCTTAACATAAAGCTATATATGCAAGCATACTAGGTTTTAATATATTGTTAGAATACTCTCTCCATTTTTTTCCCCAAAATGTATAATGTTTTAAAGAATTGTACGTTTAGAATTTAATccgtaatatttattttatattttaatatatatatatatgttaattgcTTTTATTCAAAGCAAGTATTTTAAACATAGGAGTCTCGTTGCAcgaatcttatatattaaaacagaagtcacaaccttgattcatgtgtgattttttaaaaattgatctaatggacctattactagaaagtcatgttatatttaatctccaatcttatcatttaaatgttagacctaccagaaatttttattgggctatcaataattggatttaaacaatatttgatccattggatttatagatagtataaattaaatagatataatttaatgttaatACTATatctccatatgttaaatatttaaatatttgtcgatgttaactttcaaaattataaagatttttttttaaataacaaaaatgaaattattttaacaatgattaatctttactactttaaaccaatgaaacaaattttaaactacatATTGTattgtaaaaattaaacaaaaactaaatgtttaattatttactcgataatataaatctatgaagcgaaaagtttaattttttaaaaactttttaaatttgtgaaatgttacaatatctttgaatatgacaataaaaaaatattttactaatctttatatatatagttatgattttaataatgaaataataatctaaaaatatatatatatatagaaatatagaagaagatacaaatgcatgtgaaagtttgaaacaatcgattcaatgaaaaaatataccataaacttattatgttttaaaaattgatagacacatatatattataatatatatcaatttagaattgaaaataaaatatttatataaaaataaatgaaaataaaaatatgcgCAACCATCTAGGAGTTTTTAAACGTGACGATAGGCCCGTTCGGGCCACCGAAAATTGTGCCTAGTCAGACCTTTGTGGTCATTGTCTTACGTGGTCTACCTCTGCAACAATTCAGAAGCAAaggcaaaatttatttttcttatatatatgatCTACAGAGTAATAAATAACTATCGTCGTTTTGCGACTttgaaacaattaaaattaagGACTATTATAATGTATATTAGGTTAGAATAGGCCTGTGATAGATACCGTAATGTCAATGATGTGTCTGGTCAGAGTCATTTAATATTGGTACTGACCACATTGGTACATTAGCCTATTGCCACTCACATTTGTTccaaaatccaaatccaaatcTTTATGTTCAACCATAGCACAATAATTTGAGTATGTTCGTACTAACATTTCTTTATAGTGGTCGATTAATTGTAGGGGAACCCACACAATAttttgattcttttcttttacTGGTCCATTGTAGAGCCCATTCTATTATTACACTACGAGGAAAGACAAAACTATATACATCAAAAGTCAAAATTAACATTTGTCTGCATACAAAAATccataattatttttacatttatatgtTTAAATCATGGTTTCGGTTTTAGATTTTTGGTAAaagtaaaaaagtaaaaatgatcAATTCGAAGTTTTTGTATTTTGCAAAATAGTGTATTTCGAATAGTTGattgatatattaaaaaaaaaaaaaaaaaaagattgatatATATAATCAACTGTTTAAAACTCATGTTGTGTATGATCTTGTGAGCGAGTGCTGCACAATCAACAAGATTCCTAGACTGAATAATCCCAAACAGGCTTTGAGCTCCCAATCTAGCAAGATCCATTACAATTTACAAGTGGGCCTTAGTTAGGCAATTAAAGCCCATCTATCTCCTGCTCACTGATCCAAGGTTCTTACACCGGCGCGTGGTGGGAGTCGAAAAAAACGGAGGAGATAAATGGATAAAcccaaaaactgaaaaatcttcagaaaacaaaaaaccctTCAAAATCAACCTCAAGAAGATGAGTTGAGACTTGAGAGAGctcgattcttcttcttcttccagatAATTGAAAAACCCTTCATACAGTATCTCGCGGTAAAGCAAAAAGGTTCGtccttttcttctccttcctctcaAACTCTGAGTATAAAGCGTTGTAGAAATGCGTAAAGATCGGATTTTTATCGTTGGGTTTAGGCTTTTCTTATCTGGGTTTATAGTGCTTGTAGCTCATGTTTTGATTCTGAGCATAATTGAATCCAATGATGTgtgaatattttttgtattatgtAAAATTACACAGTTAAGAAAAAGTAGAGCGTGTAATGGCGTCAATATCAACCACCTCCTGGCTCTATCGAGATAAACTATACACAGAGAGTGGAAAGCTCGGTACTTGTATACTACAGGTTAGTTCTTGTTACACATTACATTCACATGTTGGCTTCTGCAAGTTGGTTACAAAGTTGTTTAATACATGTAGAAGCGGGTGAAATGCGGATTTCCAATAAAGAGATTGCATGCTGGGGTTACTTCTAAGGATGTGTTACTGCGACATTGTGTGAAATGCAAGAAGGAGAATGATGCAAGTGAAGGGTCTTCTAAAAAGGATGGACAAGGATATGAGTATGTATCTGTTGAGAGGGCACCTTACCACAGTTACATGGATTCAACATCTGGAAAAATGGAGCCAGCGTCCGGGGCTCGTGCCAGCATTCCAGGCGAGGACTATTGGCCTGAAGGGACTTCGAGCCAGGTTAGAGCCGCTAGGGCTCCTCAGCCAGCTGGCGAGTCTTCGAGTTTTCCTTCGTATGGGAAGAATCCTGGGAGTAGGAGaaagaggaataggaaagctgtTGAGGGGAATGTGAGTGTTGAAACTTATGATGAAGTTTCTGACTCTGAGGATAGCTCTGAGGAAGAGGAGAACGATTTGTCAAACGGGTTTGTTGTGTATGACAATGAGGTTGAAGAGGAAGAGAGTGGTTTTGAGTTGGACAAGAAGCTTGGCCGGCCGCATCCTTTTATTGATCCAACTAAGAAGAAACAGATTGAGACGACGCTCACTAGCGATGAGAGTTGGTGGAACTGGAGGAAGCCTGAGAAAGAACAGTGGTCAAGGTGGCAAAGAAGACGTCCTGATGTTGAAACGGTGAGCTCATTATTACagtgatttcaattttaaagtcCCTAATGTTTTGATCCGTTGTGGTGTTGTGCTGTTACAGGTTTTTCTCAAGGCGATGGCGGAGACAGGACAAGTGAAGCTCTACGGGAAAGAACCAACACTCACTGAAACTTCTCTTTACAGAGCGAGAAGGCATCTTTTCAAGGAAGAGAGGCTGCAAGCCGAGCGAGAGAGGCTAGCGAAAGAAGGTCCAATGGCGTTTTATTCCGAATGGGTGAAAGCGTGGAAGAGAGACACGTCGAGAGAAGCTGTGCAGAAGCATTTTGAAGAGACTGGTGAAGATGAAAACACGCAGCTGATTGAGATGTTCTCTCGTCAGACGGATAGAGAGTATAGGATAATGATGGGGACTGATATTAGGATCAAGAGAGATCCTTTGGCTATGCGGATGAGAGAGGATCAGATTAAGCAAAGTGTGAAACTTTTAACGGTTAAACTAACTCTCCCATGATGATATTAAGATTATTAACTTTCTTGGTTTGTTTACAGTATGGGGTGGCGATCCGGTTTATCCGACGATCAACTACATTCAAGCTCCAGATGCGGTTATGGATTTCAGGGGACCTGATTTTCATGAGCCAACACCAAACATGCTCTCTCACCTGAAGGAGGTTGGTCTGCTTTGCTAAAACTAACTTGATTGTTCTTTTGTCTTGGTCTTATTGTTTTCTGTTGTTTCGATTTGATCAGAATGGCAAAGTCATCTCGAGAGAGGTGCACGAAACACTACTGGCGAAAGATAAAACCGAGCAGGTGGAGGTAAAATGACCAATCTCGTTGACACTCCTCACTGAGAGGTTTCAggggtttgttttataaattgttatgaGTGTGAATGCAGGTGCCTGACATTGATGATGCAATGGCACAAGCT
Protein-coding regions in this window:
- the LOC106396188 gene encoding protein PLASTID TRANSCRIPTIONALLY ACTIVE 12, chloroplastic isoform X1; translation: MASISTTSWLYRDKLYTESGKLGTCILQKRVKCGFPIKRLHAGVTSKDVLLRHCVKCKKENDASEGSSKKDGQGYEYVSVERAPYHSYMDSTSGKMEPASGARASIPGEDYWPEGTSSQVRAARAPQPAGESSSFPSYGKNPGSRRKRNRKAVEGNVSVETYDEVSDSEDSSEEEENDLSNGFVVYDNEVEEEESGFELDKKLGRPHPFIDPTKKKQIETTLTSDESWWNWRKPEKEQWSRWQRRRPDVETVFLKAMAETGQVKLYGKEPTLTETSLYRARRHLFKEERLQAERERLAKEGPMAFYSEWVKAWKRDTSREAVQKHFEETGEDENTQLIEMFSRQTDREYRIMMGTDIRIKRDPLAMRMREDQIKQIWGGDPVYPTINYIQAPDAVMDFRGPDFHEPTPNMLSHLKENGKVISREVHETLLAKDKTEQVEVPDIDDAMAQAVDIGENDDEEEDTEEAEKDEKVPRNWSVLKSTPELRNSKPKPKKEGRMALDEAVDDSENLTDFLMDFDEETDP
- the LOC106396188 gene encoding protein PLASTID TRANSCRIPTIONALLY ACTIVE 12, chloroplastic isoform X2, producing MASISTTSWLYRDKLYTESGKLGTCILQRVKCGFPIKRLHAGVTSKDVLLRHCVKCKKENDASEGSSKKDGQGYEYVSVERAPYHSYMDSTSGKMEPASGARASIPGEDYWPEGTSSQVRAARAPQPAGESSSFPSYGKNPGSRRKRNRKAVEGNVSVETYDEVSDSEDSSEEEENDLSNGFVVYDNEVEEEESGFELDKKLGRPHPFIDPTKKKQIETTLTSDESWWNWRKPEKEQWSRWQRRRPDVETVFLKAMAETGQVKLYGKEPTLTETSLYRARRHLFKEERLQAERERLAKEGPMAFYSEWVKAWKRDTSREAVQKHFEETGEDENTQLIEMFSRQTDREYRIMMGTDIRIKRDPLAMRMREDQIKQIWGGDPVYPTINYIQAPDAVMDFRGPDFHEPTPNMLSHLKENGKVISREVHETLLAKDKTEQVEVPDIDDAMAQAVDIGENDDEEEDTEEAEKDEKVPRNWSVLKSTPELRNSKPKPKKEGRMALDEAVDDSENLTDFLMDFDEETDP